tggctcacaagtggcataattaaatcaatcaacaaaaaacatgaatacgaaaagaaatttaggagtggcctagtttcagtggaagtagttaaaaggtactcgtcagtgcttaccagtatcataagaaaagcaaaactttcatattatgagactagattcaaagaagcaaaaggcaacatgaaaagcacatggaataccatctctaacatcctgggaactaaacaacactcccacaaccagataacactctctaaggatggccttacactgtcatctgacttagaaatggcgaatgaatttaatagcttcttttcatcgattggtgctaaccttgcaagtaaaatcccgcaGACTTaggcacatatcaacacatatctctcaggcagctatccaaactctcttttcctctcaccagtcagcccgtcagatgttgtgcccatcatacactcactaaaaaccaaagctgggaacatcagtgaaatcccatccattgtatacaagagcgcctcccatgcccttgcgccacctatagctctgctgttcaacaaatcccttgagtgtcataccttccctgatatccttaaaaaagcaagagtaacgccagttcataaaggaggtaatccgtcagacataaacaactatagaccaatatcgaacctacccatactatcaaaaatatttgaaaaaattatctacaaacagctctactcctatctcgtaaaattcgacattcttagcccctgtcagtttggcttccgctctcaaaagagtaccaacgatgcaattattagtctccttgatataatttactcagctcttgacaaaaatgagtttccaattggactcttcattgacctgagaaaggtctttgatactgttaatcacgattagctcttaagtaaactccatcattatggaatccgaggccatgcactggactatatccaatcctatcttagtgatagacaccaatgtgtagccatcaataatataatctctcccattctaccaataactgttggagtgccacagggcagcatcttgggacctcttctttttcttatatacattaatgatctgcctaatgtctctaacattctgaaacctattttgtttgctgatgatactaccctcatctactccaaccccaacccacatacactaaatggtgttgttaataatgaactaaaaaaagtccacttatggatgtcaaccaacaaactaacacttaacatagaaaagacctactacatcctattcggaagcaaatctacaaatgcaatgcaacttcagattgacaatgtaaacattagcaataaaaatgatggaaagtttcttggcatattcctagacaagagactcaacttcagtacccacatacaacacataactaagaaagtctctaaaacagttggtatactctccaaaatcagatattatgttcctaactctgctctcatctctctatattatgcactaatctatccctatctcaactatggtatctgtgcatggggttcaaccactgcaaaccacctcaagtccatcatcacccagcaaaaatctgctatcagaataatatcaaattctgctttcagacaacacacagcccccttgtttaactccctaaacatgctaaacataatctcactccacaaattctcttttgtcaactacatttacaaaaccctgttcttaaatgcaaatccttgtctgaaactcttcttgggcagatgtaatagaacccattatcaccacaccagaaataaatatctctttgatatccccagagttaaacttaatctgcgtaaacactctatgcaaataaagggacctagtttatggaactcactccctactgaattgaaaagctgtccaacttttacatcattcaaaatcaatactaaaaagtacctaatttcatctttatagtttttcactttttgccttaaaattgcactgtatcaattgctacccaatctcccaacctttttgttcccaatttgaacatctttaccattgtgatcattgctgttttctcatatgtgctgccaatctgttgtatggtgtttataaatcttgtttatctgtatcttttgctacccagtctcccaatctttatgtacccaatctgaacatctttaccattgtgatcattgctgtcttatatgtgctgtcaatctgctgtatggtgtctattaaccttgtttaaattactaatcaagctgtcaatgtaatcaatcagagctttaatataacaatgtgctttaatatacctacttatctctctcatctcatttttctcttgtaatgtatctttaccatttatcaattctgattgaaattacctacttaaaattatctgctagattaaggacctgcccgaaacgctgcacgtactagtggctttacaagagtgtaaatactgtactatccaatgtattctcacaaacccaatgtaccttcttgtatatatataaataaaataaaataaaataaaataaaataaacttgggtaaatactggttcggtaacagggttattgatttgtgaaaccaattgccgcgtaacatggtagaggtggggtccctctattgtttcaagcgtgggttggacatgtatatgagtgggattgggtggttataaataggagctgcctcgtatgggccaaaaggactTCTGCCTTTGTTTTTATAACTTTAtaagcaggtatgatagagaaataggccaggagcattagacaaccaactgcTAGAAAAGCGAggtccaagagccagagctcggttctgcaggcacaaataggcaagTTGAGGAAGACACGTTGAGGTGAGTTGAGGCCTTTATAAATCAACATTATAATCCCCTTGTCATCCTCGTCAGGTCCCGAGAGCATCCCATCTCCAATGTTTGGGTCTCCAACTGATAACCTTCCGTCATGTACGATGTACAGCCTACTGGGAAGAATTTATACCCAAATGTCCTGAGGAAATTAAGTTTTAAGAGGCACATAGGAAACTAGTCTGGAAATAGGGTTGTGGAAGAGTGGAATGCCGGCAGCATTATTGAGAAAAATAGTTGAACAGGATATAAGAATGGTATGCTTATAACACACGAGCCTTCAGACCTGAGATGTGCTTCTAACATTCAGAATAAATTAAACAAGCAGAAGTtcctttaatatttatttatttttcaatatTCACTGAACAAGTGTTGTTGATATTTATGATTAACTTATTAGCTACAACACATATTATAATAGATTGAAATAAATTAAAGTGAGCATGAGTAGATGATAGATGTTTGTGATCTCTGGTCGTGTGACATCTTGAAGTGTCTCTAGGCCCTCGGCCACCTATTTACGCTCTACATATATATGATTTATGGTCTTGTCTGTGGACgtccagacatctgtggatgTCCAGCCATTTGTGGATGTCCAGCCATTTGTGGAGgtccagacatctgtggatgtccagacatctgtggatgtccagacatctgtggatgTCCAGACATTTGTGGAGgtccagacatctgtggatgtccagacatctgtggaggtccagacatctgtggatgtccagacatctgtggatgTCCAGCCATCTGTGGGTGTCCAGACATGTGTGAATGTCCAGACATGTGTGAATGTCCAGCCATCTGTGGATGTCCAGCCATCTGTGGATATCCAGCCATCTGTGGATGTCCAGCCATCTGTggatgtccagacatctgtggatgtccagacatctgtggatgtccagacatctgtggatgtccagccatctgtggatgtccagacgtctgtggatgtccagccatctgtggatgtccagacgtctgtggatgtccagccatctgtggatgtccagacgtctgtggatgtccagacatctgtggatgtccagccatctgtggatgtccagccatctgtggatgtccagccatctgtggatgtccagccatctgtggaggtccagccatctgtggaggtccagccatctgtggatgtccagacatctgcggatgtccagacatctgtgaatgtccagacatctgtggatgTCCAGAAATATGTGGATGTCCAGAAATATGTggatgtccagacatctgtggatgtccagacatctgtggatgtccagacatctgtggatgtccagccatctgtggatgtccagccatctgtggatgtccagacatctgtggagGTCCCATTGATCCCATGGGACCGCCCATTGGAGGCTGCATCCCTGGCATCATACCTGGTGGCATGCTTAAGCCACCCATCATTGGTGGCCCCATCATGGGTCCTCTTGGACCCATTGGGAGCATACCCATGTTGCCTGGTATGTTTGCACCAGCCATGCCTGGAGGGCCCATGTTCCCCATTCCTGGCCTTATTGGGGGACCTCCAGGACCACTCATGTTCTGAGGCCCTGAACCGAATGTACCTTCTTGCCCAACAGGACCTCCTGGACCCTGAGGCCCTGAACCGAATGTACCTTCTTGCCCATCAGGACCTCCTGGTCCTCCTTGCATGCTGCTCGGTGGAGGAATGGCTGCTCCCTTTGGAATCTTCCTGGCTTTAAATACAGCAGTTGTTGCATCAATCAGAGACTGAGCTTGATCCTCCATCCACTTCTGGTAGTACATTTTGACATTTTCCTTGTGTTTTCGCCCCTCGCAGTGAGTCTTCCGCACCGAGGGAGAGTCATGTGTGAGGTAGGTGTCGCAGTAATCACAGTAGTATTTTGCCATGATTGAGCGTCGTCAGGTTAGGTTTGGGTCCAATGACCTACTTGGAATAAAAGATTTcaagttatggtgagcccgtagtggacttagctaTCACAGGTGTGGGGCGGTAACTGACCAaccctgattgattgatgatgattgataaagattaagccacgtaagaggtggcacgggcatgaatagcccgtaagtggtacaattttttttttctcagtattctgaggttgcatttaaccatcaagctgttatcgcgggggaggatactgcttcacagtctttattagggtgtccagctgctggacacctttgttgaccaggagagtggctgtgttgatggcttcagggtggccactgcatgattcaggaactcttaaagctcttctaaggtcattggttgctttacattccagaagatagtgaagtaatggcttttctgtgacagtttggcagaagatgcactctctctgtcggggttcaccaatctcccagttgcatctgtaacctagacgtagtctatataacctaactgctatttccctgtggattccttttgggatatttaacctttctaatttggttgcctgaagataccatgttgcagatggcgaaccttcagctattctctggtgcaggtaggctttgttgagatgtgagagttttttggtgatgatgttttttatgttctctaggctgggttgaattgttttatgtgtcactggatgacgagttgccaatttagcaatttcatcagctttttcatttaatgggattccaatatgggatgggatccagtttaaagttatgttgagtcctttgcctttagcgactgctccaagatacaaaatggtggtaattatttccacattatctttccactgtttttgtcctagtatttgaagtgcagcttttgagtctgtgtgtatgattgcattttgagtgttttgtgcaatcacatatgcgaatgcctgttgtatggcaaacagctcagtttgtgttgatgatactagtcctcccagtctccaatatgcctgtacgctggtcgtgcaaagagcagcgccagcactctcattttctgtgtccaccgatccgtctgtgaagatgtgggtggctactgctactgctatgctatacatttgctcttctattatgcgccttaggattgtcggatcataggcagcctttttcattgggaggctttctattactattttgaaagtaggctcttcccacggcgcggaaggagtgtaatttgggtgtggatgatcaccctctctatcaagaatcatgttttttaaatgtagtctgtttaggacttttcttgctcttgcaacccaagagtttccattgttttgacctagtccaaccaccaaggcctgccgtactgggattggatcagaagaaataattatcttactgataattgtagctgtcctttgtgatattctttcttgtagagagggcaaacccgtctccagtctaagagtttcaagcctggtccacatgggggctcccagtgcagctctcatagcattgttttgggcaacttcaagttttttccactgttggtgtgatagatttgtgcggcataatcgatcactgatctgactgcctgtacatagtatgtgcgaaggacttgcagattggctcctccagaaagggaggttagcgacctgaggattgccgtccgggccgcagttcgctctctcaagtaagtgacctcagcattgaaattcatgtgtgtgttcaggatgattcctagatactgataagtgtcgacccattctattggttgaccctatactgtgagttggatgttgggcttcgctatttttatgggcatggccttttaaCCAACCCGCGGCTCCTTAGGGTTATATAGCTGCTGCCTCAGGCGCCAGAAGTTGCTGGATGCTGGAACTTGTCTCTCCGTTTtgttaataaattattttatgtTTTACATTCCGATAAAAGCATTAAAGTTTAAAAATGcatcatattattaaatatatcatattcaccttcattgtattatcacctgacctaatgcgggtataaaatcaactaatattattaaatgtgaaTGTTTAGGCTATTTATGAATAAAAAGAGGGGGTGGAAAtaccctaagctactctatcattttgagatgtatcttattatttatttattatttatttatttatgcatatacaagaatgtacataaggaatgtgaggatacaaatatggtaattacagtcttgtaaagccactagcacgcgcagcgtttcgggcaggtcctgaatctaagaaaattttaaggaggtaaatactacctcaataaactaccacaataaaataaataataaactacTCAATAAAAATACCACAAGATCGTCTTCATCTTgacaaacataaattaataaatgagtcgtaacatggttttacaaatggccgttcgtgtttaacaaatttgctatctttttattccagcatagttgaggcagttgataatggtatggtttgcgatgttgtgtaccttgactttagcaaagattttgatacagtgccacatgaaagactaatttaaaaaaatagaagctcatggtattgggggtgctatattaagttggattaaggcatggctataccaaaagaaacagagttagtataaatggagttaagtcagagtgagataatgttgttagtggagtgccttaaggctctgtcctgggacctctgttgtttataatatatataaatgatttagattcaggtttgagtagcaacatctgtaaatttgcagatgatacaaaaatcggtagggaaattaacacggaagaagactcactatcacttcaagttgatcaaaatagggttttgaaatggtcaaaagattggcagatgcagtttaatgctgataaatgtaaagttctgaggctaggtaatgatgatagagttacataagaacataagaacaaaggcaattgcagaaggcctgttggcccatacgaggcagctcctatttataaccacccaatcccactcatatacatgtccaacccatgcttgaaacaatcgagggaccccacctccacaatgttacgcggcaattggttccacaaatcaacaaccctgttactgaaccagtatttacccaagtctttcctaaatctaaacttctccaatttatacccattttttcttgttctgtcttgtgttgatatttttaatactctattaatatcccctttgttatgtccattcacccacttgtaaacctctatcatgtcacccctaactcttcgcctttccagtaaatgcaacttaagctttgttaatctttcttcatatgaaagatttctaatttggggaattaacttagtcatcctacgctggacacgttcaagtgaatttatatccattctataatatggcgaccaaaactgaactgcataatctaaatggggcctaactaaagcaagatatagcttgagaaccacaccaggtgtcttgttactaacgctgcgattaataaatccaagtgtctgatttgccttattacgaacatttatgcattgattcttttgttttaaattcttactaatcataactcccagatccctttcgcaattcaacTTTTTTTCCCACCCACGTCGACCGACTCGACGTGGGTGGGAAAAAAAATTCCCACCCACAtagagtgcttaaagaatgcaaagaggagctttgtgacccactgtcaaccatatttaataaatcaatagagtcaggcagagtgccagagttttggaaagttgctaatgtgataccagtttttaagaaaggagatagatcacttgcgtctaactatcgaccaattagcctaacgtctattgtgggaaagttactcgaatctataatagcaaatacaattcgtcttcatcttgaaaaacataaattaataattgagtcgcaacatggttttataaatggccgttcatgtttaacaaatttgttatccttttattctagcattgttgaggcagttgatagtggtaaggattgtgatgttgtgtaccttgactttagcaaagcttttgatacagtgccacatgaaagactaattaaaaaaatagagtctcatggtattgggggtgcgatattaagctggattagggcataactataccaaaggaaacagagagttagcataaatggagtcaagtcagagtgggaaaatgttgtaagtggggtgtctcagggctctgtcctgggacctctgttgtttataatatatataaatgatttagattcaggtttgagtagcaacatttgcaaatttgccgatgatacgaaaatcggtagggaaattaattcggaggaggactcactatcacttcaagttgatctagatagggttttgaaatggtcgaaggattggcagatgcagcttaatgctgataaatgtaaagttctgaggttaggtaatgatgatagggttacaagatacaagctagatggtgttgagattgcgaagtcgaattgcgaaatggATCTGGGAGTtaattatgattagcaagaatttaaaacaaaaggatcaatgcataaatgttcgcaataaggcaaatcggacacttggatttattaatcgcagcgttagtaacaagacacctggtgtggttctcaagctatatcttgctctagttaggccccatttagattatgcagttcagttttggtcgccatattatagaatggatataaattcacttgaacgtgtccagcgtaggatgactaagttaattccccaaattagaaatctttcatatgaagaaagattaacaaagcttaagttgcattcactggaaaggcgaagagttaggggtgacatgatagaggtttacaagtgggtgaatggacataacaaaggggatattaatagggtattaaaagtatcaacacaagacagaacacgaaacaatgggtataaattggataagtttagatttaggaaagacttgagtaaatactggttcagtaacagggttgttgatttgtggaaccaattgccgcgtaacattgtggaggtggggtccctcgattgtttcaagcatgggttagacaagtatatgagtgggattgggtggttataaataggagctgcctcgtatgggccaacaggccttctgcagttgcctttgttcttatgttcttatgttcaaagcatctatgggatgaaatatctaaggcatctagatctaacagtatttacgtaatgggtgactttaattttagtggaataaactggttgaacaaaacagggaatagtgaagcagaagattttctagaattaattgacgattgctttcttacgcaacacattaaggaaccaacacgggaaaataatattttagatttagtgttaactaacagggaaacacaaattaatgacatcgaaatagggagtgagctagggaacagtgatcacaaagaaatcagatttagcatagaatggaatagacctgtaggagaaaattctgttaaagtgccagattttcgaaaaactgtttttaatagcctaagaaattttttgggtcaaatagaatggaaagtcttgggtatggggtgtgggccggtcttggagcgagacatgaacccagcgataggtgacgtaaatggggatttcgatgtggatttaatatataacttatttaagaatattctaaagaaagcacaggaacatagtataccatacaaattgaatagatcgaatactaatgactaaaagtggataacaaataatttgaagacccttataggtaaaaagagagcttggtacaaaaggattaagaatggggaagtcagtttagaacaggaattcatacaactggttagaaatgttaaaaaagagattaggaaaccaaaaagaaactatgaagttcgcatagcagagcaagcaaagacaaatcctaaaggttttttcagttatatcgaactaagactagggaaaggataggtccattaaaaactgagacaggtcaaataacggataatgacaaggagatgagtagtatttttaacaaatattttctacctgtatttactaaagaagaacttaacaatatgccttaagccaaacaagtctatgcgggtggggatgaggacaagttgactagtttagcagttaccagggaggatgtaattaaacaattagtaaaactaaaaccaaacaaatccccagggccggatgaagtgtttgccagggtgcttaaagaatgcaaagaggagctttccgagccactgtctaccatatttaataaatcaatagagtcaggcagagtgccagagtcatggaaggtagctaatgtggtaccaatttttaagaaaggagatagatcacttgcgtcaaactatcggccaattagcctaacgtctattgtgggaaagttacttgaatcaataattgcaaatacaattcgtcttcatcttgaaaaacataaatgaataaatgagtcgcaacatggttttacaaatggccgttcatgtttaacaaatttgttaactttttattccagcgtagttgaggcagttgatagtggtaaggattgtgatgttgtgtaacttgactttagcaaagcttttgatacagtgccacatgaacataagaacaaagacaactgcagaaggcctattggcccatacgaggcagctcctatttataaccacccaatcccactcatatacatgtccaacccatgcttgaaacaatcgagggaccccacctccacaatgttacgcggcaattggttccacaaatcaacaaccctgttactgaaccagtatttacccaagtctttcctaaatctaaacttctccaatttatacccattgtttcttgttctgtcttgtgttgatacttttaataccctattaatatcccctttgttatgtccattcacccacttgtaaacctctatcatgtcacccctaactcttcgcctttccagtgaatgcaacttaagctttgttaatctttcttcatatgaaagatttctaatttggggaattaacttagtcatcctacgctggacacgttcaagtgaatttatatccattctataatatggcgaccaaaactgaactgcaaaatctaaatggggcgtaactagagcaagatatagcttgagaaccacaccaggtgtcttgttactaacactgcgattaataaatccaagtgtcctattcgccttattacgaacatttatgcattgatccttttgttttaaattcttactactcataactcccagatccctttctcaatccgactttgcaatatcaacaccatctagctcgtatcttgtaactctatcatcattacctaacctcagaactttacatttatcagtattaaactgcatctgccaatcctttgaccatttcaaaaccttatctaaactgacttccccattcttaatccttttgtaccacgctctctttttacctataaggttcttcaaattctttgttatccactttgggtcattagtattcgatctattcaatttgtatggtatattacgttcctgtgctttgtttagaatattcttaaataagttatatattgaatccaatgATATTTGTCTATTTGgacaaagagaatggcaatggtggacagtagtaacacacttaagaattattcaataataaatacaaattcgtccttcacctatggtaaagaaaagtctacttggaaggattcaatttacatgagattaagattaggatagaaatatatctggcaatacggtgttgatgtcagtgaaaaagataaggagtgtaaattatgtagtatgccgtacgcccacaccttagaacattatgtattagagtgtctacttattgataactatagaaataaggaaataagtagtgtaccacatcaaattgtttggatgtgtgataatggtatgatagacagtatacttaggagcaacagaattttgccccaagaatgtaacaattatatgctgtacttactatattaacctgcagtgttaaatgggattcttgtaatgttatttgtctatttgtactcactgaatttgttcgccccttgagggacttgaagtagagggggggggggggggggtagaaata
The sequence above is a segment of the Procambarus clarkii isolate CNS0578487 chromosome 35, FALCON_Pclarkii_2.0, whole genome shotgun sequence genome. Coding sequences within it:
- the LOC138371304 gene encoding collagen alpha-1(III) chain-like; its protein translation is MAKYYCDYCDTYLTHDSPSVRKTHCEGRKHKENVKMYYQKWMEDQAQSLIDATTAVFKARKIPKGAAIPPPSSMQGGPGGPDGQEGTFGSGPQGPGGPVGQEGTFGSGPQNMSGPGGPPIRPGMGNMGPPGMAGANIPGNMGMLPMGPRGPMMGPPMMGGLSMPPGMMPGMQPPMGGPMGSMGPPQMSGHPQMAGHPQMAGHPQMSGHPQMSGHPQMSGHPHISGHPHISGHPQMSGHSQMSGHPQMSGHPQMMAGHPQMSGHPQMSGHPQMSGHPQMAGHPQMAGYPQMAGHPQMAGHSHMSGHSHMSGHPQMAGHPQMSGHPQMSGPPQMSGHPQMSGPPQMSGHPQMSGHPQMSGHPQMSGPPQMAGHPQMAGHPQMSGRPQTRP